From Pirellulales bacterium:
CAGCGTGCTGATGTTGATCGCAATCCTGATGCTGTACTTCAACAGCGACCTGAAGTTGCTCAGCCCCGAGCAACTGGCCAAGGCTCACGTGCCGGAGACGGTTATCACGGCCATTACCGAAGACGCGGCCGCGCCGGCCCATACGTTCAACTTGCTGGCCCTGGCCGAACTCGCGCAACTACCGGATTCGCCGTTCGATGCCGAGCTGTGGCTGGGCAAGTCGATCCAATGGTGGGCTTTCGTGCTGCTCTTTATCGGCTTTGCCATCAAGGTGCCGATCGTGCCCGTGCATACGTGGTTGCCTGACGCGCACGTCGAGGCTCCGACGCCAATCTCGATGATCCTGGCCGGCGTGCTCTTGAAGATGGGCGGCTACGGCATCATCCGCATCTGTTACCCGATCTGCCCCGACGCGGGTTATGACCTGGCGTACGTGGTGGCCGGCATCGGCGTCTTGAGCATGGTTTATGGTGCTTTCGCCGCCATGGCGCAGAAGGATTTCAAACGGCTCGTCGCTTACAGCTCGGTGAGCCACATGGGTTACGTGATCCTGGGGATCGGCGTGTGGAGCGCTTGGATCGGCACGGATTACAACCCCGACTATTGGGCGCTGGGCATGAACGGCGCCATGTTCCAAATGATCGCCCACGGCATCAGCTCGGCCGGCATGTTCTTCATGGTCGGCGTGATATACGACCGCGTGCATCATCGTAACCTGGACGAATTCGGCGGATTGTTCGCGCGGATGCCGGTCTATAGCGGCCTGGCGTTCGGCATCTTCTTCGCCGGCCTCGGGTTGCCCGGCTTGTGCGGCTTCATCGGCGAAGTCTTCGTGACGCTGTCGGTCTGGTCGTTCAGCAAGACGCTGGCCGTGATCTCGGCCTCGGTCGTCGTGCTGACGGCCGGCTACATCTTGTGGACGCTGCAGCGCGTTTACCTGGGACCGGAATACAAGGGACCGCACGGCGAGGATATTTACCCGATGACCCCGCGCGAGTTGGCGATAGCCGCGCCGCTCTTGGCATTCGCCATCGTCTTCGGTGTTTACCCGCAGGCGGTGTTCCGGTACCTCACGCCGAGCGTGAACAAGGAAATCCACGAGCTGGCCGACTGGACGCGCACCGTGAAGCAACCGCGGATCGATGCGGCCGAGGATCTGTCGGAAATGGCCCTGGCAGCACAGCGATAAAAGCGGCACAGCGATAACCAACAGACAAGAAACTAAACAGCCGTGAATTTTCAGGAACTGGTCAATAATCTGCGGTTAGACACGATCGACGTGTCGCTCCCTGGCTTCCGGCCGGAGTTGGCGATCTGCGCGACGATCGTCGTTATGCTGCTGCTTCGTTTGCCGAGATTTCGGGTCGACGCGTTTTACGTGGCGCTGGCCGGTTCGGTGGCGGCGCTCGTGCTGGCGGCCCCCTGGCGCTACCTGGGCAGCGAACCGGTCGTGGGGGGCAGCCCCTACCCGACCGAGCTTTTCACCGGCATGCTGCTGTTCGACGGCTTCACCGTCTATTTCCGCTCGGTGCTCTTGATCTTTGCCGTGTTGTTTCTGGTAATGACGCGCCTGTCGGGCATTCCCGATTCGGAAGATGGCGCCGACTTCTACACGCTCATCCTGGGCGCGACGCTGGGCATGTGCATCATGGCCTCGGCGAATCATCTGTTGATGATTTTCCTGGGCGTCGAGATGGCCAGCGTTCCGTCGTACGCCTTGGCTGGCATTCTCAAGGGACGCCGGCAGAGCAGCGAAGCGGCACTCAAGTATTCCGTCTTCGGCGCCGGCACCGCGGGCGTCATGCTCTACGGCATCAGCTTGCTGGCCGGTGCGACGGGCTCGGCCCACATCCCCACGATTGTTTCGCAGCTCACCACGATGTCGGCCGAAGCGTTCGGCCAGCGCGAGGCGGTGCTGATGCTCGGGGGCCTGATGATGGCCGTCGGCCTGGCGTTCAAGCTGTCGGCCGTGCCGTTCCATTTCTGGTGCCCGGACGTGTTCGAGGGGGCCAGCGCCGAGGTGGACGCGTTTTTGTCCGTCGCGTCGAAGGCGGCGGCCATGGCCTTGTTGATTCGCGTCGGCATTGGCTTCGCGCACCAGGCGCAAGTCGCGGAGCCCGTGGCCCTGCACGACCGGCAAGCCCAAGTGACACTCGTCGCGAACGTACAGGACGTGCCGGATGCCGAACCTGCTCCGGGCGAAGGGCTCAAGCGCGATCTGGCCCTTATCGACCTCGGTAAGGCCGGGCAGTTGGAGCTGGATCTCGACGCCAAGCCGACCGTGCTCGAGCGCAGCCGTGATTACATCGTGGGCGTAATCGCCTTTCTGGCCGCGATTACTTGCACGTTCGGCAACCTGGCCGCTTATGCTCAGACGAATATCAAGCGGCTGTTCGCCTATTCGACGATTGCCCACGCCGGCTACATGATGATGCCGGCCGCGGCTGCGGTGGCCCTCATCGGGCGCGACGACGGTGCCGCCGAACAAAGCGTGGCGGCCGTAGCCTTCTACGTCGGCGTGTACTTGTTCATGAACCTGGGGGCGTTCGCCGTCGTGGCTTTCCTGCGGAACGCCATGCGTAGCGAAGAGATCAAGGACTACGCCGGCCTGATCCGCACGTCGCCGGGCCTGGTCGTGTGCTTTTCGATCATTTTGATCAGCCTGATCGGCTTGCCGTTCTTCAGCGGCTTCATCGCCAAGTGGCTGGCGTTCTACGCGCTCGTGCCGGCCAAGTTGTACTGGCTGCTGGTCGTGGGCGGATTGAACACCGCGCTCAGCCTGTTCTATTACCTGCGGATCGTCAAGACGATGACCATGGATCCCGAGCCGGCGGATCGTTTGCCGGTCGATTTCTCGATGGTCTCGGCCGAGGGAGCGTTCGTCGCTCTTATCACGCTGCCGGTTGTCGTGCTGGGCGTGGCCTGGGATCAACTGTATCAGTGGGCCGCGGTGGCCAGTCATCAATTGCTGAACTAAGAGCGCAAAACGATTCATGCCCTCGGCCAAAACCATCGACCTACTGAACGAATTGTTCGCGATCGAGAATCGCTCGCTTCCCACGTACCTGGCCGACGCTTGCCCCTGGACGCATCCGGGCGATGAGCCGGCGAGCCAGGCGCTTGTGCATATCCTGGCCGATCAGCAGCAGATGGTGGGCCGTCTGGGCGATCTGATCGACGCCCGCGGCGGCCGCGTGGACCGCGGTTCATTCCCGATGGAATACACGGACATGAACCTGCTGTCGCTCGATTTTCTGGTGCTGGAGTTGATCCGCTGCCAGAAGCGCGATATTGCCGATATCGAGCGCATCGTGCCCAGCTTCGGCGCCGATCGCGAAGCCCGCGAGTTGGCCGAAGAGATCTTGGGCAGCGAACGGGCTCACTTGGAAGCTCTCGAAGATCTGGTCAAGCAACCGTCGTAGCCTACAAAGCTCAGGGCCTGCCAGCTCAGGCACTCAAGCCCGATGCGCCTCTTCGATTCTCACGCGCATCTGAATCAGGACGATTTCGACGCCGACCGCGACGACGTGATCGCGCGTGCCCGGGCCGCCGGGGTCGAGAGTATCGTGACGATCGGCTACAGCCTGGCATCGAGCCGGCAATCGATCGACATTGCCGCCCGCTACCCGGGCGTGTTTGCGGCTATCGGCATCCAGCCAAACGACACCATTCACGCCGCCGCGGGCGACTGGGACGAGATCGTGGCACTTGCCGCCGCGCCGGGCGTGGTGGCGGTGGGCGAGACGGGGTTGGACCGCTATTGGGACACGTCGCCACTTGCGCTCCAGCAAG
This genomic window contains:
- a CDS encoding NADH-quinone oxidoreductase subunit M — encoded protein: MAPNYESNYMLLLSLIVFLPAVGAFALMLPIFSNKRPDAIRLFSLVITIAVFGLTAYMCFDRGSEAAGTSRFEVGQAAMQDTFSIDWIKSFNIYYYMGVDGISFTLLVLTSFVTLLAMGASWNITKHVKAYCILFLLLETGMLGVFLALDFFLFYVFWEVMLLPMYFLIGVWGGPRREYAAIKFFLYTLVGSVLMLIAILMLYFNSDLKLLSPEQLAKAHVPETVITAITEDAAAPAHTFNLLALAELAQLPDSPFDAELWLGKSIQWWAFVLLFIGFAIKVPIVPVHTWLPDAHVEAPTPISMILAGVLLKMGGYGIIRICYPICPDAGYDLAYVVAGIGVLSMVYGAFAAMAQKDFKRLVAYSSVSHMGYVILGIGVWSAWIGTDYNPDYWALGMNGAMFQMIAHGISSAGMFFMVGVIYDRVHHRNLDEFGGLFARMPVYSGLAFGIFFAGLGLPGLCGFIGEVFVTLSVWSFSKTLAVISASVVVLTAGYILWTLQRVYLGPEYKGPHGEDIYPMTPRELAIAAPLLAFAIVFGVYPQAVFRYLTPSVNKEIHELADWTRTVKQPRIDAAEDLSEMALAAQR
- a CDS encoding NADH-quinone oxidoreductase subunit N, giving the protein MNFQELVNNLRLDTIDVSLPGFRPELAICATIVVMLLLRLPRFRVDAFYVALAGSVAALVLAAPWRYLGSEPVVGGSPYPTELFTGMLLFDGFTVYFRSVLLIFAVLFLVMTRLSGIPDSEDGADFYTLILGATLGMCIMASANHLLMIFLGVEMASVPSYALAGILKGRRQSSEAALKYSVFGAGTAGVMLYGISLLAGATGSAHIPTIVSQLTTMSAEAFGQREAVLMLGGLMMAVGLAFKLSAVPFHFWCPDVFEGASAEVDAFLSVASKAAAMALLIRVGIGFAHQAQVAEPVALHDRQAQVTLVANVQDVPDAEPAPGEGLKRDLALIDLGKAGQLELDLDAKPTVLERSRDYIVGVIAFLAAITCTFGNLAAYAQTNIKRLFAYSTIAHAGYMMMPAAAAVALIGRDDGAAEQSVAAVAFYVGVYLFMNLGAFAVVAFLRNAMRSEEIKDYAGLIRTSPGLVVCFSIILISLIGLPFFSGFIAKWLAFYALVPAKLYWLLVVGGLNTALSLFYYLRIVKTMTMDPEPADRLPVDFSMVSAEGAFVALITLPVVVLGVAWDQLYQWAAVASHQLLN